In the genome of Myxococcus stipitatus, one region contains:
- a CDS encoding VOC family protein → MAHSKTRKLYLNLPVRDLKQSRGFFSKLGFEFNEKFSDENAACMLVGVDASVMLLTEAFFKTATSRGLADTSKHIESMCALSCESKAEVDELVKLAVANGGKSINEPQDHGFMYHWGFLDLDGHHWNVHWMAPESAQ, encoded by the coding sequence ATGGCACACAGCAAGACCCGGAAGCTCTACCTCAACCTCCCCGTTCGCGACCTGAAGCAGTCCAGGGGCTTCTTCTCCAAGCTCGGCTTCGAGTTCAACGAGAAGTTCTCGGACGAGAACGCCGCCTGCATGCTCGTCGGAGTGGATGCCTCGGTGATGCTCCTCACGGAGGCCTTCTTCAAGACGGCCACCTCTCGCGGCCTGGCCGACACGTCGAAGCACATCGAGTCCATGTGCGCCCTGTCCTGCGAGAGCAAGGCAGAGGTCGACGAGCTGGTGAAGCTGGCCGTTGCGAACGGGGGCAAGAGCATCAATGAGCCCCAGGACCACGGCTTCATGTATCACTGGGGCTTTCTCGACCTGGATGGCCATCACTGGAACGTCCACTGGATGGCCCCCGAGAGCGCTCAGTAG
- a CDS encoding helix-turn-helix domain-containing protein, translating to MSPSLFTPSERTAPFAQSAQIFSPNGQLAPYVSSIIVAEGGPEMTRTLLPLSGIVLGIGFRGSATQLDEGSERVLPNALIQGLGSFARRIRGSANGGSVLVTFNEVGAAQFFKGPLHELFNAFQPLEDLVPRAEVDRLSSRLAEVGTLEERAGLVEQFLSVRLSAKAPDPMVVAAVHAIRMAQGSLQMRDLARSLHISQDALEKRFRRVVGTTPKHFASILRLRQVIDAYRPGASLSHLALDAGYFDQSHFHREFRHVTGDAPRRFFASEDYF from the coding sequence ATGTCTCCCAGCTTGTTTACGCCCAGCGAACGCACGGCTCCGTTCGCGCAGTCTGCCCAGATTTTCTCGCCCAACGGGCAGCTCGCGCCCTATGTGAGCTCCATCATCGTGGCGGAGGGCGGTCCGGAGATGACGCGGACCCTGCTCCCCCTCTCTGGGATTGTCCTGGGCATCGGCTTCAGGGGCTCCGCGACACAGCTCGACGAGGGCTCCGAGCGTGTGCTCCCGAATGCGCTCATCCAAGGGCTGGGCTCTTTCGCGCGCCGGATACGTGGCTCGGCCAACGGAGGGAGCGTCCTGGTGACGTTCAACGAGGTCGGCGCCGCGCAGTTCTTCAAGGGACCCCTGCACGAGCTCTTCAATGCCTTCCAACCCCTGGAGGACCTGGTTCCACGCGCGGAGGTGGATCGCCTCTCGTCGCGTCTCGCGGAGGTGGGGACGCTCGAGGAGCGAGCGGGGCTCGTGGAGCAGTTCCTGTCCGTCCGGCTGAGCGCCAAGGCGCCAGACCCGATGGTCGTGGCCGCGGTGCATGCCATCCGGATGGCGCAGGGCTCGCTGCAGATGAGGGACCTTGCCCGGTCACTCCACATCAGCCAGGACGCGCTCGAGAAGCGCTTCCGCCGCGTCGTCGGAACGACCCCCAAGCACTTCGCGTCCATCCTCCGGCTGCGCCAGGTGATTGACGCCTACCGCCCCGGTGCCAGCCTGTCTCACCTGGCCCTGGACGCTGGCTATTTCGACCAGTCTCACTTTCATCGTGAGTTCCGACACGTCACGGGCGATGCGCCCAGGCGATTCTTCGCGTCGGAAGACTATTTCTAG
- a CDS encoding HEAT repeat domain-containing protein, which yields MSRPEHGEEGSTEALIQVALSGDEDDERAWEAIWTLRRRATREVMDAAIQLLGDSSAKARGRGADVLGQLGAGRPVFSAERGDALLELLRRESEPRVLLSAGVALGHLVEPRALSALIRLASHPSAEARCGAVHGLAVLDSPESVEALIQLSADEDRDVRDWATFALGTLREECDTPQLRDALAARLGDEDWEIASEALVGLAIRQDPRAVEPVRAALSGDRVTVYVLEAAAALGTPDFHPLLLALRDAGGPADGYFSKVLDEVIARFEQK from the coding sequence ATGAGTCGTCCGGAACATGGCGAAGAGGGGAGCACCGAAGCACTCATCCAGGTCGCGCTGTCGGGGGACGAAGATGACGAGCGAGCCTGGGAGGCCATCTGGACATTGCGGCGTCGGGCGACGCGCGAAGTGATGGATGCCGCCATTCAGCTGCTCGGCGACTCGTCCGCGAAGGCGCGAGGGCGCGGCGCGGATGTTCTTGGCCAGCTTGGCGCTGGGCGGCCCGTCTTCTCAGCGGAACGTGGCGACGCGCTGCTGGAGTTGCTTCGGCGGGAGAGCGAGCCCAGGGTCCTCCTCTCCGCGGGCGTCGCATTGGGGCACCTGGTGGAGCCTCGCGCTCTGTCTGCGCTCATCCGCCTGGCCAGTCATCCCTCCGCCGAGGCTCGCTGCGGGGCGGTGCATGGGCTGGCGGTCCTGGATTCGCCAGAATCGGTGGAGGCGCTCATCCAGCTTTCGGCCGACGAGGACCGCGATGTCCGGGACTGGGCAACCTTTGCCCTGGGGACGCTCAGGGAAGAGTGCGACACGCCCCAACTGCGTGATGCGCTCGCGGCACGCCTCGGTGACGAGGACTGGGAGATTGCCAGTGAGGCCCTGGTGGGACTGGCGATACGCCAGGACCCTCGTGCTGTCGAACCCGTGCGCGCCGCGCTTTCTGGCGACCGTGTGACGGTGTACGTGCTCGAGGCCGCTGCGGCCCTGGGCACCCCGGACTTCCATCCGCTCCTCCTCGCCCTTCGTGATGCCGGCGGCCCCGCGGATGGCTACTTCTCGAAGGTCCTGGATGAGGTCATCGCCCGATTCGAGCAGAAGTGA
- a CDS encoding alpha/beta hydrolase: MNSTTQKSLSVLATIAVTLLALAIAPAARAEPGLAAGKSAPTKPQGRYATVNGLQMYYEIHGKGQPVVLLHGALSTVEVDFGKLMPELAKTRQVIAIEQQAHGHTADTNRPLTYEQMAEDTAALLGQLGIKKADFLGYSMGGGIALQLAMRHPRLVRRFVYAGGAGYRTEGTYPELIDVWKQLKPEHLAGSPFQKEYARVAPQPENWAALIEKVKQLDTTFVGWPAEAVRGIQAPSLLMIGDADITLPEHTVEMFRLLGGGVAGDLHGLPRARLAVLPGTTHVTLVSRVDWLLSMVTEFFDAPATKGK, encoded by the coding sequence ATGAACTCGACCACCCAGAAGTCATTGAGCGTCCTGGCGACCATCGCCGTCACCCTGTTGGCCCTGGCCATCGCCCCCGCGGCGCGCGCCGAGCCGGGCCTCGCCGCGGGAAAGAGTGCACCCACGAAGCCCCAGGGCCGCTACGCGACGGTGAACGGCCTCCAGATGTATTACGAGATTCACGGCAAGGGGCAGCCGGTGGTGCTGCTCCATGGGGCCCTGTCCACGGTGGAGGTGGACTTCGGGAAGCTGATGCCTGAGCTGGCCAAGACACGGCAGGTCATCGCCATCGAGCAGCAGGCGCATGGGCACACGGCCGACACGAATCGTCCCCTGACCTACGAGCAGATGGCCGAGGACACCGCCGCGCTGCTGGGGCAGTTGGGCATCAAGAAGGCGGACTTCCTGGGCTACAGCATGGGCGGCGGCATCGCGCTGCAGCTGGCGATGCGTCACCCTCGACTGGTGCGCAGGTTCGTGTACGCGGGGGGAGCCGGCTATCGGACGGAGGGCACCTACCCCGAGCTCATCGACGTCTGGAAGCAGCTCAAGCCAGAGCACCTCGCGGGTTCTCCCTTCCAGAAGGAGTACGCCCGGGTGGCCCCCCAGCCCGAGAACTGGGCCGCGCTCATCGAGAAGGTGAAGCAGCTGGACACCACGTTCGTCGGCTGGCCCGCGGAAGCCGTCCGAGGGATTCAGGCCCCTTCCCTGCTGATGATTGGTGATGCGGACATCACCCTCCCGGAGCACACGGTGGAGATGTTCCGCCTGCTGGGGGGAGGCGTGGCGGGCGACCTCCACGGACTGCCTCGCGCCCGGCTCGCCGTGCTCCCGGGCACCACCCACGTGACGCTCGTGAGCCGCGTGGACTGGCTGCTGTCCATGGTCACCGAGTTCTTCGACGCACCGGCCACCAAGGGCAAGTAG
- a CDS encoding SAVED domain-containing protein: MISPTTPGGYDPVTLVHWLWWKLRCHEGSAEDFQKLFENVIKRAQPEFMQIRPYGNIGDRKCDGLFFEEGVVFQVYSPDELKQSEVQAKIEEDIAGAVGHWGDKGLRRWTFVYNCRRGLAPDIPATLKAQQAKYPNVMLDHMSSDALWEKARGLSVQQRSEILGAPFGYEHLFLLPDGTAGDAADKIRRGQFVVVHDVMSPINLQAAVSAMSPDVPLGPALHIRPSGSTWKGGLPDEWRAAAEQQRLIVREAIEKSRDLLPRFAVFSLAPVALAAHLGFLFSDRVEVRAFQFDRERSEWSWPSNEDNESVQVATTGIPAATVNDACEVTLRLSISARVPETDAQAGAPGAAHHVEIHVPEPSKTWLCSGARLRAAAKQIHDTLAALRDRFPECTRVHVFAAVPTPVAIALGQAVNPRMDPPVALYEYSRQRSPRYRYALTLEEAS, encoded by the coding sequence ATGATCTCGCCAACCACACCCGGAGGCTATGACCCGGTGACGCTGGTCCACTGGCTCTGGTGGAAGCTCCGGTGCCATGAGGGCTCGGCGGAGGACTTCCAGAAGCTGTTCGAGAACGTCATCAAGCGGGCGCAGCCGGAGTTCATGCAGATCCGGCCGTATGGGAACATCGGCGATCGCAAGTGCGACGGCCTCTTCTTCGAGGAGGGCGTCGTGTTCCAGGTGTACTCGCCCGACGAGCTGAAGCAGTCGGAGGTGCAGGCGAAGATCGAAGAGGACATCGCCGGCGCCGTTGGCCACTGGGGCGACAAGGGACTGAGGCGCTGGACGTTCGTTTACAACTGCCGGCGCGGGCTCGCGCCCGACATCCCGGCCACGCTGAAGGCGCAGCAGGCCAAGTACCCGAACGTCATGCTCGACCACATGAGTAGCGACGCGCTCTGGGAGAAGGCCCGCGGGCTCAGCGTCCAGCAGCGCAGCGAGATCCTCGGCGCTCCCTTCGGGTACGAGCATCTGTTCCTGCTGCCGGACGGGACGGCAGGGGACGCCGCCGACAAGATCCGTCGTGGCCAGTTCGTCGTGGTTCACGACGTGATGTCGCCCATCAACCTGCAGGCGGCGGTCAGCGCGATGTCGCCGGACGTTCCGCTTGGCCCCGCGCTCCACATCCGTCCCAGCGGATCGACATGGAAGGGGGGGCTGCCCGACGAGTGGCGTGCGGCCGCCGAGCAGCAGCGACTCATCGTCCGAGAGGCCATCGAGAAGAGCCGCGACCTCCTTCCAAGATTCGCGGTGTTCAGTCTGGCGCCCGTCGCGTTGGCAGCGCACCTCGGCTTCCTCTTCAGCGACCGCGTCGAGGTGCGCGCGTTTCAGTTCGACCGCGAACGCTCGGAGTGGAGCTGGCCGTCGAACGAGGACAACGAGTCCGTGCAGGTCGCCACGACCGGCATTCCGGCCGCAACGGTCAACGATGCCTGTGAGGTCACGCTACGCCTCTCCATCAGCGCACGCGTCCCGGAGACCGATGCCCAGGCGGGCGCGCCGGGCGCGGCTCATCACGTGGAGATTCACGTCCCAGAGCCGAGCAAGACTTGGCTCTGCTCCGGCGCTCGGCTTCGGGCTGCCGCGAAGCAGATCCACGACACGCTGGCAGCGCTGCGCGATCGCTTCCCCGAATGCACGAGGGTCCACGTCTTCGCAGCGGTGCCCACGCCCGTTGCGATTGCGCTCGGTCAGGCCGTCAACCCTCGGATGGACCCACCGGTCGCGCTGTACGAGTACTCGCGCCAACGATCTCCTCGGTATCGGTACGCGCTGACTTTGGAGGAGGCTTCGTGA
- a CDS encoding AraC family transcriptional regulator produces MTTAAWQGVGLALYRQQQLDTGEHHHPTLQLLMPLGRGDIRGRWRTTGRPVDLRLTCDEVGIVGSDLPHAFAWSGGTQVTSFFLDPRRLASLHGEPSAEEALRRMGSSKLRDPLVRELLRASAEALDEDSGPSRIEVEAMATVLASRLLRLDGQRLRARSLSGALAPWQVQRVTDFIEAHLEESLGLEALASVVDLSPSHFTRSFKRATGTTPHQFVLARRLERARTLLATTALPLADIAQRAGLSSQSHFTALFRARFSVTPARFRRAVDTPPKRCFTTRGAGTR; encoded by the coding sequence ATGACGACGGCGGCGTGGCAGGGCGTGGGCCTGGCGCTCTACCGGCAGCAGCAACTGGACACAGGCGAGCATCATCACCCCACCCTCCAGCTGCTCATGCCCCTGGGCCGCGGCGACATCCGGGGCCGCTGGCGGACCACGGGGCGGCCCGTGGACCTCCGCCTGACCTGCGACGAAGTGGGTATCGTCGGCTCCGACCTGCCGCACGCCTTCGCATGGAGCGGAGGAACCCAGGTGACGTCCTTCTTCCTCGACCCGCGACGACTGGCATCGCTTCACGGCGAGCCCTCCGCGGAGGAGGCCCTTCGGCGGATGGGGTCCTCGAAACTGCGCGACCCGCTGGTCCGCGAGCTGCTGCGCGCCAGCGCTGAAGCCTTGGACGAAGACAGCGGGCCCTCGCGCATCGAGGTGGAAGCCATGGCCACCGTGCTGGCCTCGCGGCTGTTGCGGCTCGACGGTCAGCGACTTCGAGCCCGGAGCCTCTCGGGAGCACTCGCGCCCTGGCAGGTCCAGCGCGTCACGGACTTCATCGAGGCCCACCTGGAAGAGTCGCTCGGACTGGAGGCCCTCGCCTCCGTGGTGGACCTGAGCCCTTCTCACTTCACGCGGAGCTTCAAGCGGGCGACAGGCACCACACCGCACCAGTTCGTCCTGGCCCGGAGGCTCGAGCGCGCACGGACACTGCTCGCCACCACGGCCCTGCCACTCGCGGACATCGCGCAGCGCGCGGGCCTCTCCAGCCAGAGCCACTTCACCGCGCTGTTCCGCGCACGCTTCTCCGTGACACCCGCGCGCTTCCGCCGCGCCGTGGACACACCACCGAAGCGCTGTTTCACGACAAGGGGGGCCGGAACCCGATAG
- a CDS encoding AraC family transcriptional regulator, with translation MSTAPVLGFGRYLGTPLQRLEVAGLVLTESTYPPGTVLALHRHRHAGFRFTLEGGFTDVMEGRARECAPRSVAFQAPEVAHEQRFASRRTRTFNVDFSESVWRSRYPLVSRLDSRMELTSERMSTLSARLYQEFHRGDDVAALAIEGLALELLCEAIRASTPRKASTPPPWLTRARELLDAVRGPPPTLAQLAREAGVSPTQLGRGFRQFFQCTPADHLRRSRLERASRALRETTASLSDIALEAGYCDQSHMTREFSRRLRLTPAEYRRLLTGRSFHPTG, from the coding sequence GTGTCCACCGCCCCCGTCCTTGGATTTGGTCGCTATCTCGGCACACCGCTCCAGCGCCTGGAAGTCGCGGGGCTCGTCCTGACGGAGAGCACCTACCCTCCGGGAACCGTGCTCGCCCTCCACCGACACCGACATGCGGGCTTCCGCTTCACCCTGGAAGGTGGCTTCACCGATGTCATGGAAGGGCGCGCCCGGGAGTGCGCTCCCAGGTCGGTGGCCTTCCAGGCACCCGAGGTCGCCCACGAGCAGCGCTTCGCCAGTCGGCGCACCCGCACCTTCAACGTCGACTTCTCCGAGTCCGTCTGGAGGTCCCGCTACCCGCTCGTGTCCCGGCTGGACAGCCGGATGGAGCTCACCTCCGAGCGGATGTCCACATTGAGCGCGCGCCTGTATCAGGAGTTCCATCGCGGGGATGACGTGGCGGCGCTGGCCATCGAGGGACTGGCGCTGGAGCTGCTCTGCGAGGCCATCCGCGCCTCGACGCCCCGGAAGGCCTCCACCCCGCCCCCGTGGCTCACCCGAGCGCGCGAGCTGCTCGATGCCGTCCGAGGCCCCCCTCCCACGCTCGCGCAACTGGCTCGCGAAGCAGGGGTGAGCCCCACGCAGCTCGGCCGAGGCTTCCGCCAGTTCTTCCAGTGCACTCCCGCCGACCACCTGCGTCGCTCCCGACTGGAGCGCGCCAGCCGGGCCCTGCGGGAGACAACGGCCTCCTTGAGCGACATCGCGCTGGAGGCGGGCTACTGCGACCAGAGTCACATGACGCGCGAGTTCAGCCGCCGGCTCCGCCTGACTCCGGCCGAGTATCGGCGCCTGCTCACGGGCCGCTCGTTTCATCCAACGGGGTGA
- a CDS encoding nucleotidyltransferase, whose product MNKTPEEFLRSVLDEQTLKEDSPERTALLAEHEQVRSLLVSSLTDAKPLVEVGGSIAKGTLVRAGYDLDTICYFANDDDGAGKTLREIRDSVEAALKKEYVVKAKRSALRLTGRKKGSMDFTVDVVPGRYVDNTKQDVFLFQEGGDKERLKTNLRKHIDHIKGSGHTDIIRLVKVWKLRADLDIKTFVLELLVIEALKTSTACGLEGRLVAFWKALRDDIDDLKIEDPANPTGNDLASIFGDDERETLSAAATVALDLVDAGDWEALFGKIGTIEKPENRAIVSPRALLALGDTSHAQQHSWPVHRGQQYTATVKCRASSRRGKSFDLNSDGWPVTEETNFRFEAATNVPAPFQVRWQVVNTGAHAKEVGGLRGEFIEARTNAGDPSSGLVHRESASYTGKHWVEAFILKDGVLWARSGRFFVNIVSRKRRRSFWGWGRAA is encoded by the coding sequence GTGAACAAGACCCCCGAAGAGTTCCTGCGTTCCGTTCTCGACGAGCAGACGCTGAAAGAGGACTCGCCCGAGCGCACGGCGCTGCTCGCTGAACACGAGCAGGTCCGCAGCCTTCTCGTCTCGAGCCTCACCGACGCGAAGCCCCTCGTCGAAGTCGGCGGCTCGATAGCCAAGGGCACCCTGGTGCGCGCCGGCTACGACCTCGACACCATCTGCTACTTCGCCAATGACGACGACGGCGCGGGCAAGACGCTGCGGGAGATCCGAGACAGCGTCGAGGCGGCGCTGAAGAAGGAGTACGTCGTGAAGGCGAAGCGCTCGGCGCTCCGGCTCACCGGACGCAAGAAGGGTTCGATGGACTTCACGGTCGACGTCGTGCCCGGACGCTACGTCGACAACACCAAGCAGGACGTCTTCTTGTTCCAAGAGGGCGGCGACAAGGAGCGCCTGAAGACGAACCTTCGAAAGCACATCGACCACATCAAGGGCAGCGGGCACACTGACATCATCCGGCTCGTGAAGGTCTGGAAGCTCCGCGCGGACCTCGACATCAAGACCTTCGTGCTCGAGCTGCTGGTCATCGAGGCGCTCAAGACCTCGACAGCATGCGGCCTCGAGGGTCGGCTCGTGGCGTTCTGGAAGGCGCTCCGCGACGACATCGACGACCTGAAGATCGAGGATCCAGCGAACCCCACGGGAAACGATCTCGCTAGCATCTTCGGTGACGATGAGCGCGAGACGCTCTCGGCAGCAGCAACCGTGGCGCTCGACCTCGTCGACGCGGGGGACTGGGAGGCACTGTTCGGCAAGATCGGCACGATCGAGAAGCCCGAGAACCGTGCCATCGTCTCTCCGCGCGCGCTCCTTGCGCTCGGGGACACCTCCCATGCGCAACAGCACTCGTGGCCCGTGCATCGCGGCCAGCAGTACACGGCCACCGTGAAGTGCCGCGCGTCCTCGCGGCGGGGGAAGAGCTTCGATCTGAACAGCGATGGATGGCCCGTCACCGAGGAGACGAACTTCCGGTTCGAGGCGGCGACGAATGTGCCCGCCCCATTTCAGGTGCGATGGCAGGTGGTGAACACCGGAGCGCACGCCAAGGAGGTCGGGGGGCTTCGCGGCGAGTTCATCGAGGCGAGGACGAACGCTGGTGATCCGTCGTCGGGTCTCGTTCACCGCGAGTCGGCTTCGTACACGGGCAAGCACTGGGTCGAGGCCTTCATCCTGAAGGACGGCGTGCTCTGGGCGCGCAGCGGACGCTTCTTTGTGAACATCGTCAGCCGAAAGCGCCGTAGATCCTTCTGGGGATGGGGGCGCGCTGCATGA
- a CDS encoding GNAT family N-acetyltransferase — protein MSHASMSSRVTVDAALARRIERAQAEQNRSATPMNGVLEVAGGLALFNGPGSPLTQAIALGLDGPVDAEMLDRVEAHLGQGGGPVPIELTPFAAPSLAQELARRGYRVAEFQQVFARALPGAPLPSHTAEVRPILPGEAELFARTVGQGFMGREELTDDEATLMLSAATMPGTTCFLARVDGEPAGGGTAALHDGVATLSGTGVRARFRGQGLQQALITTRLEWALRQGCTLASSSTHPGTPSQRNMERWGFFVAYPKLVMVRDAPRV, from the coding sequence ATGTCGCACGCATCCATGTCTTCCCGTGTCACCGTGGACGCGGCCCTGGCTCGTCGCATCGAGCGGGCCCAGGCCGAGCAGAATCGCAGCGCGACGCCCATGAACGGAGTCCTCGAGGTCGCGGGTGGGCTGGCGCTCTTCAACGGCCCGGGCTCACCGCTCACCCAGGCCATCGCGCTGGGACTCGATGGCCCCGTCGACGCAGAAATGCTCGACCGCGTGGAGGCGCACCTGGGCCAAGGGGGCGGTCCGGTGCCTATCGAGCTCACGCCCTTCGCGGCCCCCTCGCTCGCCCAGGAGCTGGCGCGGCGCGGCTATCGCGTGGCGGAGTTCCAGCAGGTCTTCGCGCGCGCCTTGCCGGGAGCACCACTCCCCTCGCACACCGCGGAGGTCCGCCCCATCCTGCCCGGCGAGGCGGAGCTGTTCGCACGCACGGTGGGGCAGGGATTCATGGGCCGAGAGGAGCTGACCGACGACGAAGCCACGCTGATGTTGTCCGCCGCGACGATGCCCGGGACGACGTGCTTCCTCGCGCGCGTCGACGGGGAGCCAGCGGGCGGCGGCACGGCGGCCCTCCACGACGGTGTCGCGACCCTGTCCGGCACGGGCGTGCGTGCGCGCTTCCGAGGCCAGGGCCTTCAGCAAGCACTCATCACCACGAGACTCGAGTGGGCACTGCGCCAGGGCTGCACGCTGGCCTCGAGCAGCACGCACCCGGGCACGCCGTCCCAGCGCAACATGGAGCGATGGGGGTTCTTCGTCGCCTACCCCAAGCTGGTCATGGTGCGTGACGCACCGAGAGTCTAG